The DNA window TTGTAGTCAGGTGTATTTTTCATCTTCTATACCATATTATTTGTTTTTACTGATCCATTTGTACAATGTGGTTTTGGGAATTTTGTACTCCTGTATCACCTGATTAGGCGTCTTTTTTCCGGTCTGAATCTGTTCAAGGATAAAGCTGATTATCTGTTGGGTGTAAATGTTCTTCCTGAACACGGGCAGACCCGACTCTTCAGTGTTGCGCGAAGCATTTTTCTTTTTATCGGCTCCGGATGGCGGAGCATACAGGATAAGGTGTTGGCTGTACAGCCTGAAGAAATCATATTCCAGAAGCTTGCTCCAGCGGAGCAGTATCCCGGTTTCCAGATCCGGGGAATCGTACATTGCTAAAATTTCCGCCTCTGTCTTTTTAAGGAAATTCATGATCCTGGGCATCTCTATACCACTTTCACGGACTTTCCTCACGATCAGCTTGCCGATGTGAATGTCTTTGAACATCATTTGTGTTTTTTAATGTTTAGGGATGCAAGTTAACATTTTGGCCGGCAAAACGAAAATTTTCCGGTATGATTTTACTCTTATCGCACCATCCCTACATGACCATTTTTATCAGTCCGCACGACCCAGAAATCGAATCCGCCCTGTTTATTGGTTCCTGCCTGATTGCCGGTATTGAACGATCCTTCCGCAGAAAAGCCTCCGAACAGATAGCCATCAGGCGTTTCGGAAATGCTGTAGAGGAAATCATCGGCAGCACCTCCATACCTCTTCTGCCACTGGATGGCTCCTGAATTATCTGTCTTCAACACCCAGTAATCGTTGCCGCCGTATCCGGGAGAACCGGCCTGAAGTCCTGTGTTGGCCGAGTTGGCATCAGAGAATCCTCCGATCATATAGCCGCCGTCTGAAGTCTGCCGGATCGCATAACAATAATTAGTAGATGCACCTCCATACCTTTTCTGCCACTGAATATCGCCGGTACTGCTGATTTTAACAATCCAGTAGTCAGTATTTCCATATGGTGTAATACCAGACTGGTCACCAGACAGGCCAAGACCATAAGATGAATGCCCTGCCATGATATAACCGCCATCACTGGTTTGTCTGGCATCGTTCAGATTATCATCACCCATAGATCCGTAATTTCTCTGCCATTGTATCGCTCCGGCATTATTAACCTTTACCAGCCAATAATCCATATTTCCGTTGGTGTTTAGCCCGGACTGAT is part of the Chryseobacterium camelliae genome and encodes:
- a CDS encoding transposase encodes the protein MMFKDIHIGKLIVRKVRESGIEMPRIMNFLKKTEAEILAMYDSPDLETGILLRWSKLLEYDFFRLYSQHLILYAPPSGADKKKNASRNTEESGLPVFRKNIYTQQIISFILEQIQTGKKTPNQVIQEYKIPKTTLYKWISKNK